The Mercurialis annua linkage group LG2, ddMerAnnu1.2, whole genome shotgun sequence genome contains a region encoding:
- the LOC130015113 gene encoding uncharacterized protein LOC130015113 encodes MDKSLLRYILIIGIQCENVRSAMSLGANKVELLENLEGSEDEEQRCQKEWRWCHYNRLRCHKEVPVAPPSSWSEPDFMPICGKLHINPSNLMLHTDLVCLNSTCRSLAHHPENVSRDHHRALHSLIIFLPASEDEKKKSDVARANRMSEPAGAGSGPVRHTGGSRSAIRHMDVLAEELGRKPTATELYTRMHSTKADKGVMVDKRAQNMSDAIAQRLAAASQPPTDGGSSSTAEVDETQLFLDIEGVNKKRRVYGLGSATSAYVDTMTSSRARTRSTQSQRTEEEIERRVRAGIQDGLRQITTEVEDLRAQ; translated from the exons ATGGATAAGAGTTTGCTAAGAT ATATTCTGATCATTGGAATTCAATGTGAGAACGTGAGATCGGCTATGAGCCTCGGGGCTAATAAAGTGGAACTCCTAGAGA ATTTGGAAGGGTCTGAAGACGAAGAACAACGGTGCCAAAAGGAGTGGCGTTGGTGCCACTATAATCGATTGCGGTGCCATAAAGAAGTGCCGGTGGCACCACCAAGCTCATGGTCCGAACCAG ATTTTATGCCTATTTGTGGCAAATTACATATTAATCCTTCAAATTTGATGTTGCACACTGATCTAGTCTGTTTGAATTCTACGTGCAGATCGCTAGCTCACCACCCGGAGAATGTCTCTAGAGATCATCATCGAGCGCTTCATTCCCTTATCATTTTTTTACCT GCGTCAGAAGACGAGAAGAAGAAGTCCGATGTAGCTCGCGCTAATAGGATGAGCGAGCCTGCTGGAGCTGGTTCCGGACCAGTACGCCATACAGGGGGATCCCGTTCCGCCATCCGACATATGGATGTGTTG gcTGAAGAGCTCGGCCGCAAGCCTACCGCAACGGAGCTGTATACTCGGATGCACTCCACGAAAGCTGATAAGGGTGTCATGGTAGACAAGAGGGCCCAGAACATGAGT GATGCAATTGCTCAGAGACTTGCTGCTGCATCGCAGCCGCCGACCGATGGGGGTTCTTCTAGCACAGCGGAAGTCGACGAGACCCAGCTGTTTCTGGATATCGAGGGCGTTAACAAGAAGCGTCGTGTTTACGGGTTGGGTTCAGCGACTAGTGCGTACGTGGATACGATGACGTCTAGTAGGGCGAGGACCAGGTCCACACAGTCACAGCGAACTGAGGAGGAGATCGAGCGGCGTGTGCGGGCGGGGATCCAGGATGGACTGCGCCAGATTACCACTGAGGTGGAGGATCTCCGTGCGCAGTAG
- the LOC126668490 gene encoding uncharacterized protein LOC126668490: MGQTATSRGPVVEDSPLSIGVLEKIENTSDEETFQEESPKIEKLHCHNPNPLSMIPSRYLELELSNQPNMLVQPRYNVSSVYEWNIDGTSDRTVAELFIAGFSGQLKGWWDYYLTKIQQLDILNVVQEIPHILKIKTRIFCQTLDVKNLVISNGEKVRNKIRETFGSHIIPYDQLTYGKLISLTQKQGLEICQDLKLQKRLKWELRKSKKELGSFFKKFDFTIGKDQNCDGDCSRGTKSVSKRFRDFRPRSKDKNHNTHHKKHYYKKPYRKSFRKQYDKPKTNKANLKDITCYKCGKKGHISKYCRVSRKIQELHLEGEVLDRIEALLAYSSDSETEMSSEGQNPQFDELVTTFSSGSDSNSDDDSESKHVNVLTKEQNLILDVIQHISNPEMQKKCLDQLKKSLEEEPKTVETNIPSTSTGLYDLTTILDRKRKDKKTFSPNSPMGGN; this comes from the exons ATGGGTCAAACCGCCACTAGTAGAGGCCCAGTGGTTGAAGATTCACCACTGAGCATAGGGGTattagaaaaaattgaaaacacaTCTGATGAAGAAACTTTTCAGGAAGAGTctccaaaaattgaaaaattacacTGTCATAACCCAAATCCTTTATCTATGATTCCTTCCAGGTACCTGGAATTAGAATTGAGCAATCAACCTAATATGCTAGTCCAGCCTAGGTACAATGTCTCCTCAGTTTACGAATGGAATATTGATG GAACCTCCGATAGGACTGTAGCTGAACTCTTTATAGCAGGATTTTCAGGACAACTCAAAGGATGGTGGGATTATTATCTTACAAAGATTCAGCAATTAGATATTCTAAATGTTGTTCAG GAGATTCCACACATCTTAAAGATAAAAACGCGGATCTTTTGTCAAACCTTAGATGTAAAAAACTTAGTGATTTCCAATG GAGAAAAGGTTAGAAACAAAATTAGAGAAACTTTTGGCTCCCATATCATCCCTTATGACCAACTAACATATGGGAAACTTATTAGTTTAACACAAAAACAAGGTCTAGAGATCTGTCAAGATCTCAAACTCCAAAAACGTCTAAAATGGGAAttaagaaaaagtaaaaaagaattAGGATCTTTCTTTAAGAAATTTGATTTTACTATAGGTAAAGATCAGAACTGTGATGGTGATTGCAGCAGAGGAACAAAAAGTGTGTCTAAAAGATTTAGAGATTTTCGTCCTAGATCCAAAGATAAAAACCATAATACTCATCATAAAaaacattattataaaaaacCTTACAGAAAATCTTTCAGAAAACAATATGATAAGCCTAAAACAAATAAAGCCAACTTAAAAGATATTACTTGTTACAAATGCGGTAAGAAAGGCCATATATCTAAATATTGCAGAGTATCTAGGAAAATCCAGGAACTTCATTTAGAAGGTGAAGTCCTAGATCGAATAGAAGCCTTGTTAGCATATTCTTCTGACTCTGAAACTGAAATGTCTTCAGAAGGTCAAAATCCTCAATTTGACGAACTAGTTACTACTTTTTCGTCTGGTTCTGATTCTAACTCTGATGATGATTCTGAATCAAAGCATGTAAATGTTCTTACAAAGGAACAAAACTTGATCTTAGATGTAATCCAGCATATTAGTAATCCTGAAATGCAGAAAAAATGTCTAGATCAGCTCAAAAAATCCTTAGAAGAAGAACCTAAAACTGTAGAAACAAATATCCCTTCTACTAGTACAGGATTGTATGATCTTACAACTATTCTTGATAGAAAAAGGAAAGATAAAAAAACCTTTAG TCCTAATTCACCTATGGGCGGAAACTAA